The Lolium rigidum isolate FL_2022 chromosome 2, APGP_CSIRO_Lrig_0.1, whole genome shotgun sequence genomic interval AACATCATTAGTTGGCCAGGACTGTTTTGCCAACTTCCACAAAAACACATGGTATTCCAAACAAGACCTTGTTTCAATACTTGCATTCCTTCATTAACTGCCTCCAAAATTGAGTCCTGCCGCAGCCTCCAACATATTCACATATTGATAGTAAACAGCCTTCAAAACCCTAGCGCTCAAGGAGTTTGGGGTTTTGCAGCATACATCATCCTTGTGTTAGGAGGGAGAGATTTAAGAGTTCAATAAACACATGTCTTCCTCTCTCCCTCTTGGCTGCCCCACCAAAAATTTATCAACAACACGTTGATATGGAGGCAAATACCCCTTGGCGGCCGGAAGCAACCGATGGAGAAAATCAACACATCTTATGCAAACATACTTAATGAGGATGACCTCCGCTCCCCAATGATAGAACTCATTCCACCCATCCTTGTATTCTGCTCCATGTGCATCTTTGATGCATTTGAATTTTGAACACGCCACTTCTCTGTAGCCCAATATCTAAGGGCATCCCCAAATATTTCTCACTCAGGGTCTCACTGCCCCGATGCAGTCCTTTATTCTACTCAGGCACCTCTTGCTAAGGAAGGAGGATCTATCCCACTTAATCCTTTAACCAAATACAGAGCAATACTTGTCCAGCAGTTCATAGACCTTCCCAGCAGACTTTGTATCTGCCTTGAATAGCAACAGTGTCATCAGCAATCAGGAGGTGACTACGAAGACACGAGAGGCCCTATGCTGCTAACAAGAAACCGATAGGGGAGACTAGGGCCCCTTCTGGCCAAGTAGCGGGCCAGATTGTGTTTGTGTGTTACTTCGATGGAGAGACAGTAGTATGCATTCCACTAAATAAAGACAGTAGCAGTATATATAAGACGGATGCTTAACTAATTTCATGATGCACTCAAAAAATAATATAATTCCACCCACGTAGTCAATGAAAATGAACAAACATCACATAACAGTTTCATCATCCGACAGGACCACCTATCTAAAAACCATCGACCTCAACTGCATGTCCACATGCGGCGTCCTAAAAGAAATGGAACACAGATCCTAGTTGTAGTTAAGGCAGCTGAGGGAATCAACTACAGCACAGGACTTAAACTTCATAATACTTCCCTTTTTCaggaagaagagcataatgaaccAAGCAGGATGTGACCTGATCTGGTCTCAGTCAGAAAGTCTTCAGAGTTTACTCTTGGATCAATTTCAAAGCTAATGAGCTACCACACTGACGAAGACCAACATGGCAACATGCAGCAGCATAGTACAGTTTGTCTTCAAAGTCTCTTGGATCAATTTCAAAAAATAGTCTTCAAAGTTCACTCTTGGATCAGTTACAAAGCTAAGGAGCTATTAAGTTGATCATGACCAACAGGCAGCAAGTCCAATGTATATTACTAACTGTGCAAGAACTAACTAACAATGCATTTCTTACCATTAATTGTTCTGCGTAGACTGAAGGAGATAGCATGACAACTACATACATTGGAGGCCCAGAGCTAGCCAGCCAGCTTCTCAGTAACAGTCATCTGTCAAGGAAAGGTATCTGCTGCAATGTATGTCGAATAAGTTCTCCAACTGCAGTATGACCTTCAGCTTAGGTTCCCTAATTCAACATCAAGTCTAAAATAATAATACTCAACTGCTCTCTGCATATCTCACCAATACTTAGCTTAACCGCCAACTCGACCTAAGTTTGCAACACCCTGCAAGACTTTGCTGCTGTCTGAGCTCACATATAGATCCAATGAGCAGCGGGCACTGCCTATCTAGACCTTCATTCCAGTGCTATGCTGCTTCAGTTTTCTGAGCACAAGACGAGCTTCACATGGTCCCCAGCTATTGCTTCCTTCCATCCTGCAGTATACATGGGTCATGAATCATCCTTTGCTGTACATTGGTCTAAACAACGAATTAATCAAGATATAAATTTCCCTGGTTCTACAAGGTGGTAGTACCAAACACTTCTACTCTCACCGTACAAGAAAAACTCCAAGCAAATAACCAGGTAGAGTAAATCTACCTACTGATAGAAGGCAGTTGAGTAAAACAAGTCAGGAATATCGTACCAAACCCCATATTTTTAGTCTTGCAAATCAAACAGCCGATAAGGGTAGGTACTTACTCTGAGAAAGGAAGAACGCCGCTTCTTTACTGGAAAGCACAGTGCCTCCACCCGCTGCCAACTCTGCATCGCAGCAGCTTGAACCGCTCTCAGCCGTCACAAGGCTACAGGGAGAATGATTCTCTGCCGCAGGCGTAGCATCACCACCAATACTGTCTTCACAGCCATTCAAATCATGGCTGATTGATTGCGTCACCTTGACTACCTGATGGGATTCAGGGCTTGTGTAATCCTTGGAAGGCTGCAAGCCCTGCAAACATTTACGGGCGCCATCTTCGATCGCGACACTTATAGATCCTATCAGCAGTCGGGAGTTTTCACCTGCAATTGGAGCCATCCCATGTCCACCATCAACATCTAGCTCGGCTTTTGGGCATCGTTCTTCGACATCAGTCCGCACTTTCCATGCCCATGTTTTGCTTCTGTTTGACGCTGCGCTGGCATTCGGATCCCTGTGACGTAAATGCCTTGTTGGAGATGGATGCTTCGACGCAACGACGGAATCTGAGACAGTGCTGGTATGGGGAAGGTTTTCTAGTCTGTCCTGATTACTTGTTGGCATGGCTTGTTCCCTCCAAACAACACCCATATCAACTTCATGTCTGACATCTTCTCCATTGAAACCATTATCACCTGAAGGTGTTGGTGGTGCTGGCAATTGAAGGTACTGTGCATCTTCTTGCTCATAGAGACCAAGACCTGAAATAGCCTCGACACTATGAATCCCTGTTGTACCATCCACCATTACAGGTACCTGGACGATGGCATCCTCATCTTTGAGGTCTTTCAACCTCTGTTCTTTCTGTCTCAGCTTCTTCATCCGTTTCCTTTCCATGATTTCAGCTTGCCTACAGGTTACAGAACGATAATTGAGATATCGGTCGCATCACAAATTAAAGTAAAATATAGTGTGCTCATACACAATAACCTTTTCTGTGCAGCATCCTCTTCCTCCACAAGTAACTTCTGGCATCTTAATGATTCGGCAGCCTTGTCAGTGGACCATGCTTCGACCTATTGTTGTTTTATTTACGGTCAACATTAAACTCATAGAAACTCGTAGCTAAGAGTAAATGGCTAAATGCACTAACTCTCTTTTGCATAATGGAAACACAATCATACCAGCTTCTGTTCAAGGATGTAACTAGTGCACGCAACAATGTTTTTCAGCTCTGTTGCAACTTTGTCAACCTCCCCGTCAAACAAAAACTTTTGACTACAGGCAGCATCCGCTGTGTTGGTACACAGAAACGTATTCTCACTTGCTTCATCCAGCATGCTAAATAGTTCGTTCGAGGAGATAGGTAGTCTTGAAGCCGTTGTTTGAATAAGGTCCTGCAGAGGGGGACAGGAGATAAGCTTAGACATGATGCTCAACACCAAATCCTTATGGTAGAGTACTCTAAAGTCTGGTCAAAACTTTACCAGGAGCTCATTTCCAGCTCTTGCATATGGCAGCGGCAACGAAGCATACCCTGGCTTACACATCCATGACGATAATGCAGTTAAAACAGATAAACCTTTGATATCCTGAAGATGTATTTGTATTCAATATTAGACGCTTCAAAATACGAACTGATGCATATAGCTTATACATTCTGGAGATGTCAACCTATGACCATTACCTCTATAACCACATCCTCCAAGGACAAAATTGTTTGGGCCTGATCCACCGTGAGCTGAAGAGCATGACATATTAATTCCATAAATGGTACAAGACGAGGGAACATATTATATCATTTGAATAGGTTATATGTTATCAATCCACGGTAGCAAGGAGAGCAAGCTAGTTTCTTCACCAAGATAGAGCATAAAAAAGGAGTCACAAAGCAATATCTTACTTTGTCCCAGAATGCAGCAACATGGTCTCTATTCTTGGGGAAATCCTACAGACCATTAACAGATATGTCATGCCAATGTAAAGTAACAAGGAGAAGCGCTGAGTACAAGGAAAATGAAGGTGTGAAAAAGCACACTTGCATATCATGTCCAACATCAGATGATCACAGTAATATGTTGAAATAATGTTGTAAGAATGTTGAATCTTGAAACAAGTTAATGAGGACAAAACATTTTTTAATACAAGATGCTTCATAATCTTAGCGACTGCTACTTTGCTTCTTATGCTAGAATTCTGAATACGCCATCAGAAACACGCATTCTTCCTATTTGCATCCTGTTGACCGCGTATACAAATATATCGTGTAAAATGACAGTCTGCATGTAAGCACACATGTTATTCAGTTATAAAGTGGGTTTTCACCCTAATTGACTGAAAAACACGGACAACATTGGCTACCTTGTCTATCTTGAGAGCTCGGCGATGGACGCGCGAGTGCCGCCGAAACGCGACGGACGAGCAGAACTCCCTGGGGCACTTGGCGCACTTGGTGAGCTGCATCTTCGGGGGCGAGAACAGCGGCCACCCCGGGAGATCTGCGAGAGCAGGAGCAAACGAACACGAATCAGATTTCGTCTGCGCTAGTGCGTTGTGCAGGACCAAACCTAGCTGCCCTGCTCTCGGCATGACATACACTTTTCGGTCTCGCCGTTGGCCTTGGCGGCGGCCTGGGCGAGCGCGACGACGGCGTCAGGGATCTTGAGCGGCTGGATCTGCCCGGAGGTGGCCATGGCGTGCTATCGCCCGGATCCGAAGTTTCTGCGAGGCGACGGTCGCTGGACAAGGAAATGCACCAGCGGGCCGAAGTCGAGGGACGGGGTTGAGACGGGATCAGGCACAGTGAGGtagggacgtcgacggcggcaggCGGAGGGGTTGAGGCGGCACGGCGGTGGCTCTAGGGCATTTGGGTGGAATCAGGGGAAGTCggggagaggaagacgaagaggaaaCCAGGGAGAGATCACGATGACACTAGGCTTTTCCCTTTTTTCATTTCTTTTGGTTGAAATTCTGCTGAtactgtgtttggatgcacaaaTTCCTTTCCGTTTTCCGGGGTGCGCAACCCAAACGGCATAAAAATAATcataaattccagatttcaccaattTCAGATCTAATTTCTTGCATCCAAACATAGAATGACATTTTCAATTAACAACTGCACATAAACTCGTGTTAATGTCAGAACATGGCACCATcaatatctatctatgtataaatatactagaaaaaaaaaaagcaagaggGGCAGATCCAACCCATCACGGCCTTACAAGCTTACAGTCAACGCTGACTATTAGTTTCACTTTTCACGGATAAAGCACTATCAGGCGATATCCACTCGCTCGACAAGTCCTCAAGTCTCTCTAAATCAACGCTCGCGCTAATCAATCCCGACAAATTAATCCCCCTCGTGCAACCCTCTTTTTCTCGAAGAACTGATCTTACCGGCTCATCATCGGCGTCCTACTGCCAGCCGCTGTCACCTTGCCTTCACCCACGCCATGTTGCAAGTTGTTGTCGCCCCCGCCTACCCTCGCTCCTCTAATCAAATTTCGTCGACTCTACTTACGAACTGTCGCCCTCACACGCGACTCTCCTTCTGCCGCCTCGCTTCCCGGCATGCCAACGCTGCATTGCACGCAAACCCATGTGCGTTGTTCCTCGCTACTTGTCCGTTGCGTTGCATCCGTCGATCGATTCGTGTATGGAGTCAAGTTGCTGAGGTGGCGGCACCCCACACCTCGCACGTACACGTTGGCTTTGGGGAGTGTCCGCAACAGGACTGCAATTTTGCGAGGTTCAACCATGAGACTTGCTGTGTTGATCTCAGTGACTTGGTGTGGTGGTCACGAGATTTGAATTTCCCTATGGCTGGATAAATTCGGTTAGCATTATTGTTGTGTGTTATCTTAGATAGATGAGCTATGAACCCCATCCCTTCCTTAGTGGAGAAGATCCCATTGTGGATTCCAAGGCCACTTTTCATGGAGTTGTTCCCATTTCTTCATGAGATTCTAAGTATTGCTTGGCAATCTTCACCATCAATGTTCTAATTGTTATCAATCTTCCCTAGCATTCTATTGATTGCTACTATTATTATGTTGGATTTCTTTTGGATCTGTGAACCGGTTGGTaagaaggaaacaatttcaattggaGTCATTGTTGGCTTGTCGTTTGAGATCCAGAGGTTGCTGTGTTGGTGGTTTATTGCTACCATTATGCAGGTCAGAAGGTGAGACCGGGCCACACCTCAAGAGGTCGAACCTTATCAAAAAGAAATAATTTTAGAAAGCTGGTTTGGTTTACGGCATGAAGGTATTCTTGGGTTACTCGAGTTCGTGTGAAACCTTATCTTGGTAATAAAGTTTCCGTTTTACGCACAAAaaagtagaagaagaagtagaagaagatgaagaaaggGTTATCCTATGAAGGAGATTTGCTAGGAGAAAAGACAAGATCATCGACCTGAGAAGATTTGAGTTGATGAAAAAATGTGCTAAGAAATTGTAGCATGTTGTTTTCATATAGtcgtagttttttttttcatataaCCGGGTAAGAATTAGATTTGTATAACAAACTATGGAATAAGTTAGCAAAAGTTATAACATCCTTATCCTGAAAACAATTTCATATTACCCTGGATATTGTTTTGTAGCACTATGGAGTAGAAAATCTCTGAATTGAATCGAGCCCAGAGGATCATTCCCCCTCCTTCTCTCTCCACCTCCCTCTCTTCTGAGAGTCGCCTTGGTCGTCCCGGTTCTCCTTCCCCTGTCTTCCAGCGGCTTCGTCGGCTGGAGTGGAAAGGGGATGAGAGGCCGGCCCTCTCTCTTGTATAGATGTAGgtttcatttgtcttcccatgtgGATTCTGGCCCTATCCCATTAGTCAGGAGCGGAGTGCTTGATCCGTTCGGCCATATCTGGTGCGGTTTAGGGCTCCTTCTCGTCGTCGTCTTGCTCTAGTGGCCAGAGCTAGAGGTGAGGATGACGAGCACCGTCTCCTTCAATAAAGCTGAAGCTCTTGGTGGGGGTGGTCTGGGGGGATGGGAAGCTCTGCTCTGTTTCGGTCTTTGTCCTGCGGAGGGGAGACGAGACGGTGGTGCTCTTCCCTTCTTCCGATGGCGCCTTCCCCGGTGGCGGTGGTTCTTCATCAACACGCGCAACCAAGCTAGAGGCTCGACTATCCTTGGCTGACATGGCGGCCCATGATCAACAACCTCTAGATCGGAGGCTTTTCTCCGTCTTCGCTGCTGGAGCTCGGCGCTTCGTCGccaccaagtggtgcgtccccggtggCTTTGCGGTGACTAGCGGCGACGGATCTACCTGGGAAAGGGGTGTTCGAGCGTTCTCGCTCTGTTCCGCAGAGGTGCAGCCTTGAGGACGTCGATGTCTGGTGGCGGAGGCATTTAGGGACCGGATTGCTCTTCCAAGGTGTTTTTTTTAAAGCAGATCAATATTAGGTTCTTTAGGGCAAGTGCCGTAAAGGATCGTAATTTGTACCTGCCACGTGGTTCGCTAATAGATGTTCCACCTGGATCTTCTAGACCCCTCTCTTCTAGCTAAAAAAGAAAGGATTGAATCGGCCCCACGCGCACATTGGCATGTTGCATTGTGTGTGTTGACTCGACAAGAAcaacaaagaagaacaagaacaacacTGCACAGCACAGCACGCGAGTGGTGGTGGACTCCGCCCGCCGCACACCCCTTTTCCCCACTCCCTCTCTCCGTCTGCGCGAGGTTGATTGATTCATCCGCCGGAGATCAGCAACCGCACTGCCGGAGGCGACGATGCTGGCTTCGATCTTCAGCCGGAAGGGCGCCTCGGGCTTCTCCTGggcctccaccgccgaccaggTCACCCAAGGCCTCTCCGCCGCAGGTCTCACCGCCATCGTCACCGGTAaccgcccctcccctctcccctccccttccCTTCCCTTTGCCGCCGCCCCTCATTTCGATTCTTACCCCAGGGGCGTCGAGCGGGATCGGCGCCGAGACGGCGCGGGTCCTGGCGGCGCGCGGCGCCCACGTCGTCATGGCCGCCAGgaacctcgccgccgccgactcCGTGCGCCAGGCCGTGCTGGCGGACACCCCCGCGGCCACCCTCGACGTCATGGAGCTCGACCTCTCCTCCATGGCCTCCGTCCGCAAGTTCGCCGCCGACTTCAGCGCCAAGGGCCTCCCGCTCAACATCCTCGTGTACGCCCCTTCTGCTCCTAATTTCCATAGGAGTACTAATATAGTACTACCACTTCCGTTAATACACTCCCTCCCCATTCCCGTGCGTCTCAAGGTTGTTAAATCGCTTCCGCCAAGGACCCTTCGGTTTCGGTTAGGAGTTGTACTAGTGGATTTGATGTGATTTCAACACTCCAAATCCCTGATTGTACGAGTACTACAAGCCTACAACTGTGATGTGACCACTATCAGTTTGGTTGCAGTTAGCTGGTTTGCTCTATGCACATAGTTTCAGAACATTTCCCTTGCAGATTTAATTCAGGTTTCAGGACAATTACTAATTCGGATGGACAATTTCAGTATGAGTTCATTCTGTGCAATTATAACACCCCTCATAAATTTCTGCCAATAAAGAAGTACTTGCATAGCTACTTCCTATGACGATTCTTGTGCCAGGGCACTTGATCCACGGCAAACGCAAACCTCTCACTTATTTACATCTACTATTTTCATGCTCTGCTCGCTCGGACACTTGTTCAAGTGTACTTTACAGCTTACTGCACTCCCTGATTACATGATGCTTTCTCTGGCAGGAACAATGCAGGAGTGATGGCAATTCCTTTCACCCTTTCGAAGGATGGCATAGAGATGCAGTTTGCAACTAACCATGTCGGTATGACTACGGACTGACATCTACTTGACTAGCTGATGACAAAAACCAATTACAtactgttatacaacgcttcgtcAGAACAATATAGTGTTGTTGTTGCCATTGAAATTCACTTCTCACCCTCCGAATTTTCAAATGGAATGGTGTCTGCCTTACAAAAGTTTGGATGGTGTTATGTTTTCAGGACATTTTCTCTTGACACATCTTCTGCTGGAGAACATGAAGAAGACCTCTCGTGAATCAAACGTGGAAGGAAGAATCGTCAATGTTTCATCAGAGGGCCACAGGGTTACATACAAGGAAGGCATCCGATTTGACAAGATAAATGATGAAGCAGAGTATGTAATTATTTGTTTTCACCCTCCTGTTTACTTCATTTAAGGCAAATCCATTCAGTAGTTGATGTTCAATCTTGTGTTGTGTAGGTATGGCACCATTGGCGCGTATGGGCAGTCAAAGCTTGCAAACATTTTGCATGCTAATGAACTTGCTAGGAGATTTAAGGTATCTGCACCAAACCTCATAGGCTAGTAGCGTGTCAGACTTTTGTAAACTGTTTGCACGTAACTTGTTTTGTTTGTTTTCAAGTTTGTTTCCATGTCCCATAGCTTTGTTTGAGCTCAGCTATGTGAAATCATCATGATACAACATTTTATGTAACAGGAAGAGGGTGTTAACATCACTGCAAATTCTCTCCACCCTGGATCTATCATCACAAACCTTCTTCGCTACCACAGTATCATAGACGGTAAATATACTTGGCAGATATTTCACACTCCTGCTTTCAGAAAAGAAATTGTCTTGAATCATGTTTCTCCTTACTTCAAATAACTCATGGTACTCACATCAACAAAAAGAGAACGGAGTAGATATAAGATTTAGACAGAAACGACATGCATGAATCAAAATGATGCAAATTACCTGTAACTGTGAAAATAAATGATACTTTTGGAGCGGTAGCGACTGATCTCATCATTTTTATCATATGCAGTTCTCAGTCGGACGCTTGGTAAATTGGTGCTGAAAAATGCTAATCAGGTACACTTCTGCACTACTATGCTCAGTCTTCTGGGACTTTATCTAATCATATTAGAGAACATGAAAAGGAATGAAAAGGCAACAAATGTAGCATTTCGTGTTATATTGTGTTGATCAATGATTGCTACGTTACTCTGTCACCAACCAACTTGTATCCTGGGGTCTGCCAGGTGGCTGTAACTTGTCTCGAAATGGCATACAAATCTTTAGTTTTGGAGCACAGTCTAAAGAGATTGATAATATATTGTtatattactcttgtgctaggttTAGCGATCTACAAACCCACGCTTCTTGGTCAGATTTAAGCCCCTACAATTAAAGATCTACTCTAGCATTTACGGTCTCTGCAAGATGACCACTACCATATTGTACTATATTGATAGTACAACTCTGGATCTCACTAAGCCATTTGTTTATGGCTATGCTAATGTTCAGTGGGCAGTAAACCATTATTTAGTTTGCCGTTATGTGGTTGTTGCATTCATTTTTCCGTGCTGCCTCCGGGTTGTGCCGTGTCGTAACTGGAACAGTGGGTGGCAATATAGTGACCTGCGCTGTACTTGGTCTGCTACATTCCCCTTAAACTTGAAGATCTAGCTTCGCATGTATGGTCTCTGCAAGATGACCGCAACTATACTGTATACTATATTGGTAGCACAAATCTGGATTCTCCGAGTCATTAGCTTAATGCCTATGTTAAGATTGCATTCCTCCGAGCTTTGGTTTGCTGCCTGCCTGCCTGGACCTGTCTGATACACTAGCCTTGCATTTGTGCTGCTAACAGGGGGCGGCAACCACGTGCTACGTCGCGCTGCACCCGGGCACGAAGGGTGTGTCGGGGAAGTATTTCTGCGACAGCAACGTGTATGAGGCGAGTGAGAAGGCCAAGGACGTGGAGCTGGCCAAGAAGCTCTGGGACTTGAGCGTCGAGCTCACCACCTGAAGAACGCTCCTCGTGTCCTGTGAGAGATGAGATGATCGGAGGAAAATGATACAGTATTGCAATGTAGACACCTCACTGAAACTTTATCGCAACGATGGTGAAGCAGAGGGTTTGGTCTATGAACTATTATACAGGTGGAGGAAACACACGCGCGGTCTCTGAATTGCGCTGTGTTGCTGCACCAAGATGGTGTCTGAATTTTATCTTGTGAGGTTACTCAGGTAGGTGGTTGTCCTTTTTGACACTAGATACTGGGCCCGCTTGCAGAGTGTGCTTTAGGAAGGGACCGCCGTGATCCATAACTGGTGTACATATGTTCCTGGCTTTCGCCCGTGGCATCCCGTGCTAAAAACCTTTCTGGTTTGTCCGCAGCGTGTTTGGTAATCATTAGACCATCATTAATAGGGCTCCTGAAATAATGTTATACGCGAATTGGGTGCACCTGGGCACCAGGTGCCCTCTTAATGTTTTTCAAATTTGTACTTTTGAGTTTCAGAAAGTTCCAAAATTTATTTTTGGAATACATATACATGGTCTGTATATAGTAGAAAACTCGTTATGTTTTGGGTtatagaaaaaataaatttctAACAGTATATAGGGGTAACATATgtgttgtcagaaatttgtctttttttgtaTTCCCAAAATATAGCGTATttttaaacaaaaaaaattggtGTACAATCTTGATGTAAATTTTTGTAGATATTTTGGACACCGAAGAGTGtgagtttcattttttttttcaaaaaataggGCTCAATGGTGCCCAAGAGCATGCATGAGATTTTGAGCTCAAAACTATTATAGGGCACCACTTTTGGGGTTTTACAAGAGCATGCATGAGTTTTCGACCTGAAAACTCTTATAGGGATATAGCACCAGTTTCAGATGTTATAAAATAGGGCATAAGCAAAATTATAGATGCTGTAAATAGGGCACCACACATAGCAAAACCAGAATGTAGCGTCAATTTCATCCAGTGTGACGTTTTGGAGGCTGAGCTAcacgtagctctttattttcaaagtctcaaaatttatattttaaagtttaaaaaaaaactgaaataaaATTCTAGAGATAGCCAGTGATGTATGCTACAAATGGTGCAAACTCTCAATGCAAACTTATTTGTATTaaattgacaaaatctgacaaaGTTAGTAGTCTTGAAATGtgtactattcactataaaaCTAGATGACATCCCACACGTTGTTGCGGGAATTTATAGAATTTTTTTATGGAGAATAAAATTATAAGACATCCAATTTTCTCAACAGGGCACACATATTAGAAGCTTTATAGGAGGTGCGTGAAAAGATTCATCAAATGTGGATAACAGAAATGAAAGTTCGACGATGAGGTCACAATATTAAAATGCTTAGTATATATAGCAATGAGTATTTAGTAACACACAAATATTAAATGAAAAACTCTAAGTTGCTTGAGATGGGAAAACCTAGCTCGGTAAGAAACT includes:
- the LOC124691256 gene encoding uncharacterized protein LOC124691256, which produces MATSGQIQPLKIPDAVVALAQAAAKANGETEKYLPGWPLFSPPKMQLTKCAKCPREFCSSVAFRRHSRVHRRALKIDKDFPKNRDHVAAFWDKLTVDQAQTILSLEDVVIEDIKGLSVLTALSSWMCKPGYASLPLPYARAGNELLDLIQTTASRLPISSNELFSMLDEASENTFLCTNTADAACSQKFLFDGEVDKVATELKNIVACTSYILEQKLVEAWSTDKAAESLRCQKLLVEEEDAAQKRQAEIMERKRMKKLRQKEQRLKDLKDEDAIVQVPVMVDGTTGIHSVEAISGLGLYEQEDAQYLQLPAPPTPSGDNGFNGEDVRHEVDMGVVWREQAMPTSNQDRLENLPHTSTVSDSVVASKHPSPTRHLRHRDPNASAASNRSKTWAWKVRTDVEERCPKAELDVDGGHGMAPIAGENSRLLIGSISVAIEDGARKCLQGLQPSKDYTSPESHQVVKVTQSISHDLNGCEDSIGGDATPAAENHSPCSLVTAESGSSCCDAELAAGGGTVLSSKEAAFFLSQRWKEAIAGDHVKLVLCSEN
- the LOC124691257 gene encoding short-chain dehydrogenase TIC 32, chloroplastic-like, yielding MLASIFSRKGASGFSWASTADQVTQGLSAAGLTAIVTGASSGIGAETARVLAARGAHVVMAARNLAAADSVRQAVLADTPAATLDVMELDLSSMASVRKFAADFSAKGLPLNILVNNAGVMAIPFTLSKDGIEMQFATNHVGHFLLTHLLLENMKKTSRESNVEGRIVNVSSEGHRVTYKEGIRFDKINDEAEYGTIGAYGQSKLANILHANELARRFKEEGVNITANSLHPGSIITNLLRYHSIIDVLSRTLGKLVLKNANQGAATTCYVALHPGTKGVSGKYFCDSNVYEASEKAKDVELAKKLWDLSVELTT